A single window of Lysobacter oculi DNA harbors:
- the secB gene encoding protein-export chaperone SecB, translating to MSEDIANGAAAPIDEAAQGASFSVEKIYTRDVSFESPNAPAVFNEQTQPELSMNLNQRVTQLNDNAFEVVLGVTLTCKAGEKTAYLAEVQQAGIFGLAGFDPAGLDAMLGAQCPAILYPYARAAISDLVGNGGFPPFQLQPINFDALYAEGLRQRAMQQEGGDALQAGTETVGNA from the coding sequence ATGTCCGAAGACATCGCCAACGGCGCTGCCGCCCCCATCGACGAAGCCGCGCAGGGCGCCAGCTTCTCGGTCGAGAAGATCTACACCCGCGATGTCTCGTTCGAGTCGCCGAACGCCCCGGCCGTGTTCAACGAGCAGACCCAGCCGGAGCTGTCGATGAACCTCAACCAGCGCGTCACCCAGCTCAACGACAACGCCTTCGAAGTCGTGCTCGGCGTGACCCTGACCTGCAAGGCCGGCGAGAAGACCGCCTACCTGGCCGAAGTCCAGCAGGCCGGCATCTTCGGCCTGGCCGGCTTCGACCCGGCGGGCCTGGACGCGATGCTCGGCGCACAGTGCCCGGCGATCCTGTACCCCTACGCCCGCGCCGCGATCAGCGACCTGGTCGGCAATGGCGGCTTCCCGCCGTTCCAGCTGCAGCCGATCAACTTCGACGCGCTCTACGCCGAAGGCCTGCGCCAGCGTGCCATGCAGCAGGAAGGCGGCGACGCACTCCAGGCCGGCACCGAAACCGTCGGCAACGCCTGA
- a CDS encoding rhodanese-like domain-containing protein: protein MTFQELIAFLGRHPMLSLGLAGLTLALLYTEASRLWQGYKVLKAGELTALVNRDNALVVDIRALNDFQQGHISGSKNVLMSQFDPENKQLAAAKALPVVVVCKTGMTATGAAKRLVKAGFEKVYVLDGGIEGWRGAGLPTVKGRG from the coding sequence GTGACGTTTCAGGAACTCATCGCCTTCCTCGGCCGCCACCCGATGCTCTCGCTCGGCCTGGCCGGGCTGACGCTCGCCCTGCTCTACACCGAGGCCAGCCGCCTCTGGCAGGGCTACAAGGTGCTGAAAGCGGGCGAACTCACCGCCCTGGTCAACCGTGACAACGCACTGGTGGTGGACATCCGCGCGCTCAACGACTTCCAGCAGGGCCACATCTCCGGTTCGAAGAACGTGCTGATGAGCCAGTTCGACCCGGAGAACAAGCAGCTCGCCGCCGCCAAGGCGTTGCCGGTGGTGGTGGTCTGCAAGACCGGCATGACCGCGACCGGTGCCGCCAAGCGGCTGGTGAAGGCCGGCTTCGAGAAGGTCTATGTGCTCGATGGCGGCATCGAAGGCTGGCGCGGCGCCGGCCTGCCCACGGTCAAGGGCCGCGGCTGA